The Nitrogeniibacter aestuarii genome has a window encoding:
- a CDS encoding CBS domain-containing protein has translation MPTRPIHAVMRPEHLVVADAKQSVRDVVHLMAKHDANAVMITEHGILTGIFTEHDATFSVLAADVDADATPVAEVMTHNPMTIAPDHPFVHALHMMYEGGFRHVPVVDQDRRPIGLVAATDALNLDAREFGADLERREEITVIL, from the coding sequence ATGCCGACACGACCCATTCATGCCGTGATGCGCCCTGAGCATCTGGTGGTAGCCGACGCGAAACAGAGCGTTCGAGACGTGGTTCATCTGATGGCCAAGCACGACGCCAACGCAGTCATGATTACCGAGCATGGCATCCTCACGGGCATCTTCACCGAACATGACGCGACCTTTTCGGTGCTGGCCGCCGACGTGGACGCCGACGCGACGCCGGTGGCCGAGGTCATGACACACAACCCGATGACGATCGCGCCCGATCATCCCTTCGTCCATGCACTGCACATGATGTACGAAGGCGGCTTCCGGCATGTACCGGTGGTGGATCAGGACCGGCGCCCCATCGGACTGGTGGCCGCCACCGACGCACTGAACCTCGATGCGCGCGAGTTCGGTGCCGATCTGGAGCGCCGCGAGGAAATCACCGTCATCCTCTGA
- the phaP gene encoding TIGR01841 family phasin (Members of this family are phasins (small proteins associated with inclusions such as PHA granules). Note that several different families of phasins have been named PhaP despite very little sequence similarity to each other.) — translation MMTPDKISAGSTEVLNTFVTLVGMQFETLERMSGLTFDASRTAMTDSFKNMTKLSSAKDPKELAALSAGMVEPAMASSIGYARGCYGIASDLGESMGDVMTAKYEAASKELDAALEKLSKTAPVGGDAMVSALKTAMATATKAIDEATKVAKETVSLAEANMVKSADAALKATAKAAKSVA, via the coding sequence ATGATGACCCCTGACAAAATCAGCGCAGGTAGCACTGAAGTCCTCAACACGTTCGTGACGCTCGTGGGCATGCAGTTCGAAACCCTCGAGCGTATGTCCGGCCTCACCTTCGACGCCAGCCGTACGGCCATGACCGACAGCTTCAAGAACATGACCAAACTCAGCAGCGCCAAGGACCCGAAAGAACTCGCGGCCCTGTCTGCCGGTATGGTTGAGCCGGCCATGGCCAGCAGCATTGGCTATGCCCGTGGCTGCTACGGTATCGCATCGGATCTGGGTGAGTCCATGGGTGATGTCATGACCGCCAAGTACGAAGCCGCCAGCAAAGAACTGGACGCCGCTCTCGAGAAGCTGTCCAAGACCGCTCCCGTCGGTGGTGACGCCATGGTCTCGGCACTGAAGACCGCGATGGCCACAGCAACCAAGGCGATCGACGAAGCCACCAAGGTCGCCAAGGAAACCGTCAGCCTGGCCGAAGCCAACATGGTGAAGTCAGCCGACGCGGCCCTGAAGGCCACGGCCAAGGCCGCCAAGTCCGTCGCCTGA
- a CDS encoding ornithine cyclodeaminase, translating to MMPVIDLPQMRGWLQRRGVASVIADLVEAIRADYLRWPEFEKSARVASHSTDGVIELMPTSDGRRYGFKYVNGHPANSQRGLLTVTGFGVLADVATGYPLLLSEMTLATALRTAATSVLAASVMARPGARVMALIGNGAQSEFQALGFHHVLGVTTIRAFDVDPKATARLKANLAHVDGLRIETCRDVADAVRGADIVTTATADKRLATILKEADVRPGMHLNAIGGDCPGKTELDTRIVARARVVVEFEPQTRLEGEIQHMPPTFDVTPLWSVLSGAASGRKDDSEVTLFDSVGFALEDFSTLCYLHEQVERGALGSPLALIPELDDPRDLFSLVGASAVSARRAA from the coding sequence ATGATGCCCGTGATCGATCTGCCGCAGATGCGTGGCTGGCTCCAGCGCCGGGGCGTGGCGAGCGTGATCGCCGACCTGGTGGAGGCGATCCGAGCCGATTACCTGCGTTGGCCCGAGTTCGAGAAGAGCGCCCGGGTGGCGAGTCATTCCACCGACGGTGTCATCGAGTTGATGCCGACGTCGGACGGCCGGCGCTACGGATTCAAGTATGTGAACGGTCATCCGGCCAACAGTCAGCGTGGCCTTCTGACGGTGACCGGCTTCGGCGTGCTGGCCGATGTGGCCACGGGCTATCCGCTGCTGCTCTCGGAAATGACGCTGGCCACGGCGCTGCGTACCGCGGCCACCTCGGTGCTTGCGGCCTCGGTCATGGCGCGGCCGGGTGCGCGGGTGATGGCCCTGATCGGCAATGGCGCCCAAAGCGAATTCCAGGCGCTTGGTTTTCACCATGTGCTGGGCGTGACGACCATCCGGGCGTTTGACGTTGACCCGAAGGCCACCGCGCGCCTGAAGGCGAATCTGGCCCATGTGGACGGGCTGCGTATCGAGACCTGTCGCGATGTGGCCGACGCGGTGCGCGGCGCCGACATTGTCACCACGGCCACGGCCGACAAGCGGCTGGCGACCATTCTCAAAGAGGCAGATGTGAGGCCGGGGATGCATCTCAATGCCATTGGCGGCGATTGCCCGGGCAAGACGGAACTCGATACAAGGATTGTTGCGCGCGCGCGCGTGGTGGTGGAGTTCGAGCCGCAGACGCGTCTCGAGGGGGAGATTCAGCACATGCCGCCGACTTTCGACGTCACGCCCCTGTGGTCCGTACTGTCGGGCGCCGCGTCGGGGCGCAAGGACGACTCTGAAGTGACGCTGTTCGACTCGGTTGGTTTTGCCCTGGAGGACTTTTCGACCCTCTGCTACCTGCATGAGCAGGTGGAGCGGGGGGCGCTGGGTTCACCGCTGGCGCTGATTCCGGAACTGGATGATCCACGCGACCTGTTTTCGCTGGTGGGTGCGAGCGCCGTATCTGCGCGAAGGGCGGCCTGA
- a CDS encoding AsmA family protein gives MKSVLRLIAGLFAIVVLVVVALAAYLAFLFDANDYRDQLVSTVKAQTGRDLTLNGPIKLSLFPWLGFSIGAAELGNAPGFSDRPFASLASAEARVKLLPLVGGNVEIDRVTMNGLQLSLERRKDGQTNWADFGQGKEAPAPESTSSSGDEDRGATGALSVGGIDVTDAAVRWTDAMAGTDYLLNQVDFSTGSIEPAEPFDFKGGFDFSVSQPAANGRLGFSGQATLDTEQQKYTLRQMRFELNAEGAGLPGGKIEAGALADVVADLNAGTLSVGNMNVKLYDLLISGGLNVEGLRDSPNYSGRIEIDGFNPRALMASMGLDAPATANAERLKRARLSANVSGTAQSMKLSNLAGSLDDSEISGSLEVANFSRQALSFDLSINQLDVDSYLPPSTAAPETAPKPGEGAGAGGATKPLDLRGPAVKGRLRVGALKVSGLNMSQVDTGVALSNGKLTLTPKAALYGGRLDADVGVLAQGKTEQLSLNGGVSGVAIGGLLRDLTAKPERLTGTGNVSMNLAGRGLGGAALRSTLDGSVRLVLKDGAVKGVNVAQFLREAQARLQGSNADTAQGAQQTDFSDMSATVSLGGGVARNSDLSLRSPLLRVSGEGQANLVKETIDYLVKASVVGTLTGQGGKSLDDVRGVTVPVRVGGTFAAPTYRLDVEALLKEAAGARLEEQKAKVKEQVDQKVEEVREKAKDQIKDELKKGLEGLFK, from the coding sequence ATGAAATCGGTGCTTCGGCTCATCGCCGGCCTGTTCGCCATCGTCGTGCTGGTGGTCGTCGCCCTGGCGGCTTATCTGGCCTTCCTCTTCGATGCCAACGATTATCGGGACCAGTTGGTATCGACCGTCAAGGCGCAAACGGGACGGGATCTGACCCTCAACGGCCCGATCAAGCTATCTCTTTTCCCCTGGTTGGGGTTTTCAATCGGCGCGGCGGAGCTGGGCAACGCCCCGGGGTTTTCCGATCGCCCCTTCGCCTCGCTGGCCTCGGCCGAAGCGCGTGTGAAGCTCTTGCCCCTAGTCGGCGGCAATGTCGAAATCGATCGGGTCACCATGAATGGCCTGCAGCTCAGTCTGGAGCGTCGCAAGGACGGGCAGACCAACTGGGCTGACTTTGGTCAGGGGAAGGAGGCGCCGGCGCCGGAATCGACAAGCTCGTCAGGCGATGAGGACCGCGGGGCGACGGGTGCCCTGAGCGTCGGGGGCATTGATGTGACCGACGCGGCTGTACGCTGGACTGACGCGATGGCCGGTACCGACTATCTGCTCAATCAGGTGGACTTTTCGACGGGGAGTATTGAGCCGGCGGAACCCTTCGACTTCAAGGGCGGTTTCGATTTTTCCGTCTCGCAGCCTGCGGCGAACGGGCGGTTGGGCTTCTCCGGCCAAGCCACGCTCGATACCGAACAACAGAAATATACGCTTCGCCAGATGCGTTTCGAACTGAACGCTGAAGGTGCCGGCTTGCCCGGTGGCAAGATCGAAGCCGGCGCACTCGCCGATGTGGTGGCCGACCTGAACGCGGGCACCCTGAGTGTGGGCAACATGAACGTGAAACTCTACGACTTGCTCATCAGTGGTGGGCTGAACGTGGAGGGCCTGCGCGACTCACCCAATTACTCCGGCCGGATCGAGATTGACGGCTTCAATCCTCGCGCGTTGATGGCGTCCATGGGCCTGGATGCACCGGCAACCGCCAACGCCGAGCGCCTCAAGCGCGCCCGCCTGTCGGCCAATGTGTCTGGCACGGCTCAGTCGATGAAGCTGAGCAACCTCGCGGGCAGTCTCGATGACAGTGAAATCAGTGGTTCTCTGGAGGTTGCCAATTTCAGCCGTCAGGCGCTGAGCTTTGACCTGAGCATCAATCAACTGGACGTGGACAGCTATCTGCCGCCTTCGACGGCAGCACCCGAAACGGCCCCCAAACCCGGTGAAGGCGCGGGGGCCGGAGGCGCAACGAAGCCCCTCGATCTGAGAGGTCCGGCAGTCAAAGGCCGCCTGAGAGTTGGGGCGCTCAAGGTCAGTGGATTGAACATGAGCCAGGTGGACACCGGCGTGGCCCTGTCCAACGGAAAGCTGACATTGACCCCGAAGGCGGCCCTGTATGGCGGCCGTCTCGACGCGGACGTCGGCGTGCTTGCACAAGGCAAGACCGAGCAGCTCAGTCTCAACGGTGGTGTCTCCGGGGTTGCGATCGGGGGGCTGTTGCGAGACCTCACCGCCAAGCCGGAACGACTGACCGGCACGGGCAACGTGAGCATGAATCTGGCCGGGCGAGGGCTCGGAGGCGCAGCGCTCAGGTCCACCCTGGATGGTTCGGTGCGTCTTGTGCTCAAGGACGGTGCCGTGAAAGGTGTGAACGTGGCCCAGTTCCTGCGCGAGGCGCAGGCCAGGCTGCAGGGGAGCAACGCCGACACTGCCCAGGGGGCGCAACAGACCGACTTCAGCGACATGAGTGCGACCGTCTCACTCGGTGGCGGAGTGGCCCGCAATTCGGACCTGTCGCTGCGTTCGCCCCTGCTGCGCGTCTCGGGTGAGGGCCAGGCCAATCTGGTGAAGGAGACCATCGACTATCTGGTGAAGGCGTCCGTGGTCGGCACCCTGACGGGGCAGGGCGGCAAGTCGCTTGATGATGTGCGCGGCGTCACGGTGCCGGTGCGTGTCGGCGGCACATTCGCAGCCCCCACCTATCGCCTGGATGTGGAGGCGCTCCTCAAGGAGGCGGCGGGCGCCAGGCTCGAAGAGCAGAAAGCCAAGGTCAAGGAGCAGGTGGACCAGAAGGTGGAAGAGGTACGCGAAAAGGCCAAGGACCAGATCAAGGATGAGCTGAAGAAAGGGCTTGAGGGCCTTTTCAAGTGA
- a CDS encoding dimethylarginine dimethylaminohydrolase family protein: MTTHTKEGAHILLVDPACFDVHYAINPWMSPEAWQADAKRLKDEARAGFDALRRALVRIGCRVTVLDGVPGLPDMVFPANAAVVLDGGALMARFRHPERQGEEGPFLEAFKRLEAQGVLTSLALLPEGCFQEGAGDCIWDANRGCFWAGFGPRSDAAAAGFVERHFDRPVIPLGLVTERAYHLDVCFAPLTGGDVLWYPPAFSAQAQTTVVERVGMSNLIAADAQDLAAFNVNAVNVGRDIVMARCTPRLRALLEARGYRVHDVPLAPFMLAGGGAFCMTLRLDRSTVPLVGRDILVREVCA; encoded by the coding sequence ATGACCACTCACACGAAAGAAGGTGCGCACATCCTGCTGGTCGATCCAGCCTGTTTCGATGTGCACTACGCCATCAACCCCTGGATGTCGCCTGAGGCATGGCAAGCCGATGCGAAGCGCCTCAAGGATGAGGCACGGGCCGGCTTCGATGCGCTCAGGCGCGCGCTCGTGCGCATCGGCTGCCGGGTAACGGTGCTCGATGGCGTGCCCGGCTTGCCCGATATGGTGTTTCCGGCCAACGCGGCCGTGGTGCTCGATGGCGGTGCCCTGATGGCCCGGTTTCGTCATCCCGAGCGTCAGGGCGAGGAGGGGCCTTTTCTCGAGGCCTTCAAGCGCCTCGAAGCGCAGGGGGTGCTGACATCGTTGGCCTTGCTGCCCGAGGGGTGTTTTCAGGAGGGCGCCGGGGACTGTATCTGGGATGCCAATCGCGGCTGCTTCTGGGCGGGATTCGGGCCGAGAAGCGACGCGGCGGCGGCCGGATTCGTCGAGCGCCACTTCGACCGCCCGGTCATACCGCTTGGCCTCGTCACCGAGCGGGCCTATCACCTTGACGTGTGCTTCGCCCCGCTCACGGGGGGCGACGTGCTCTGGTATCCGCCGGCATTCTCGGCCCAGGCGCAGACGACGGTGGTTGAACGGGTCGGCATGTCAAATCTGATTGCGGCCGACGCACAGGATCTGGCGGCATTCAACGTCAATGCCGTGAACGTGGGGCGCGACATCGTCATGGCCCGATGCACCCCGCGTTTGCGTGCGCTCCTGGAGGCAAGGGGCTATCGGGTGCACGACGTGCCACTGGCGCCCTTCATGCTGGCGGGCGGTGGTGCCTTCTGCATGACCTTGCGACTGGATCGAAGCACCGTGCCGCTGGTGGGCCGTGACATCCTGGTCCGGGAGGTGTGCGCATGA
- a CDS encoding DUF2853 family protein produces MSDYVADVKKYASNVDEAVVDKIVKYCGIALRNKDSSLVSASDKAELDRVRDGFAKKKLELEPAAAEAGIEKVCATLKGVNQKSRVTFYYLLAEATGTMDKLR; encoded by the coding sequence ATGAGCGATTACGTGGCAGACGTGAAGAAGTACGCTTCGAACGTCGATGAAGCCGTCGTGGACAAGATCGTCAAGTACTGCGGCATTGCCCTGCGTAACAAGGATTCCTCGCTGGTGTCCGCATCGGACAAAGCCGAACTGGATCGTGTCCGCGACGGTTTCGCGAAGAAGAAGCTCGAACTCGAACCCGCCGCGGCTGAAGCCGGTATCGAGAAGGTGTGCGCCACGCTCAAGGGCGTGAATCAGAAGAGCCGCGTGACCTTCTACTACCTGCTGGCCGAAGCGACCGGCACCATGGACAAGCTGCGCTAA